A single genomic interval of Cyprinus carpio isolate SPL01 chromosome B24, ASM1834038v1, whole genome shotgun sequence harbors:
- the LOC122142306 gene encoding uncharacterized protein LOC122142306 — protein MPGVTFSKYKRQSTMSHHHLTASQLQLHSLENSRTTTENMFWIRITIVCMCISLLEAHKECARHIKWVHLIQSLNSMGTAISHDCAFDYEEASLCDPRHLANMVDHNAILLVDIVKKTETMYRENPNPQTFIEALHHTRHTLSNCIHNSDNAENEPVTTCFNKLEAFLKKKSHSQCAWEIINSKVREVLQRLEKRSVRDRR, from the exons ATGCCAGGTGTCACTTTCTCAAAGTATAAAAGGCAAAGCACAATGTCACATCATCATCTCACAGCATCTCAGCTTCAGCTGCACTCGCTGGAAAACAGTAGAACTACAACAG AAAATATGTTCTGGATTAGAATCACCATCGTTTGCATGTGCATATCCCTGCTGGAAGCCCATAAGGAGTGTGCAAGACACATAAAATGGGTGCATCTCATTCAGTCATTAAATTCAATG GGCACTGCGATATCTCACGACTGTGCATTTGATTATGAAGAAGCCAGTTTGTGTGATCCACGTCACCTGGCCAATATG GTGGATCATAATGCAATTCTTCTGGTCGACATTGTCaagaaaacagaaacaatgtACAGGGAGAATCCAAACCCACAGACGTTTATTGAGGCCCTTCATCACACCCGTCACACCCTGAGCAACTGT ATTCATAACTCTGACAATGCTGAAAATGAGCCTGTGACCACATGCTTCAACAAATTAGAAGCTTTTCTTAagaaaaag tcccacTCGCAATGTGCATgggaaattattaattcaaaagTGAGGGAGGTTCTTCAGAGGCTGGAGAAACGCTCTGTCAGAGATCGGCGTTAG